The following coding sequences lie in one Brettanomyces bruxellensis chromosome 6, complete sequence genomic window:
- a CDS encoding uncharacterized protein (SECRETED:SignalP(1-19)~BUSCO:EOG092646CB) has translation MKASVVSAILLACCTLSSAAIIPGERRYRSRKEGNAKHIKQSSNTGLRMYDSESTENELSGSISDVLIHSEENNQNQNTISKLRKRAADSPLESFLLSISMIAVSEIGDKTFLVATIMAMRYPRALVFSSSFAALGLMTALSGLLGHTLPTLLSTRVTRFLAAFLFLVFGTKLLRECLATSKGQGVENEMNEVEEEISAKAINTRSEKTEGGSKLEKISENSGSKLSRFGKKALKLCHNFFSPTWIEIFVMTFLGEWGDRSQIATIALAAGSDYFMVIIGGILGHAACSGIAVVGGKYLASKISVRTILMGGTIAFYIFSLTYFYSAYYFNEEAEVESAKKMIGEE, from the coding sequence atgaaggCTTCCGTTGTTTCCGCAATCCTCTTGGCATGCTGTACACTTTCTTCCGCGGCTATAATACCgggagaaagaagatatcgGTCAAGAAAGGAAGGAAATGCAAAGCACATCAAGCAATCTTCTAATACCGGACTTCGTATGTATGACAGCGAGAGCACAGAAAACGAGTTGTCTGGTTCAATCTCAGATGTTTTGATACACtctgaagaaaacaacCAAAACCAAAATACCATCTCAAAATTAAGAAAGAGAGCAGCAGACTCTCCTCTCGAATCGTTCTTGCTCAGTATTTCCATGATTGCTGTGAGCGAGATCGGAGATAAGACATTTCTTGTTGCCACTATTATGGCCATGAGATATCCCAGGGCACTTgtgttttcatcatcttttgcAGCTTTGGGCTTGATGACGGCTCTATCCGGACTTTTGGGTCACACACTCCCAACTTTGTTGTCTACCAGGGTGACGAGATTCTTGGCagcatttcttttcctcgtGTTTGGAACAAAATTGTTGCGTGAATGCCTTGCAACAAGCAAAGGTCAAGGTGTTGAAAACGAGATGAACGAGGTCGAGGAAGAGATCTCGGCTAAGGCTATCAACACAAGATCCGAGAAAACTGAAGGTGGGTCAAAGTTGGAGAAGATAAGTGAGAACTCTGGGAGTAAACTTTCCAGGtttggaaagaaagcattgaaGCTTTGCCATAATTTCTTCTCACCAACTTGGATCGAAATCTTCGTCATGACTTTCTTGGGAGAGTGGGGTGACAGATCCCAGATTGCTACCATTGCATTGGCTGCTGGTTCCGACTACTTCATGGTGATAATAGGAGGAATTCTTGGCCATGCTGCTTGCTCTGGAATTGCTGTTGTGGGTGGAAAGTATCTTGCCTCAAAGATATCTGTCAGAACCATTCTTATGGGCGGTACCATCGCATTCTACATCTTCTCTTTGACCTACTTTTACTCGGCATACTATTTCAACGAGGAGGCCGAAGTCGAGTctgccaaaaaaatgatcGGTGAAGAATAG
- the NUO51 gene encoding NADH-ubiquinone oxidoreductase 51 kDa subunit, mitochondrial precursor, producing MFRPMTKSNSGIRTAGRRFLATAQATPNRVHGGLQDQDRIFQNLYLGNSKRCHTGPWDLKSAMKIGDWYKTKEIILKGDKWIIDEMKKSGLRGRGGAGFPSGLKWSFMNPPGWEKNVGPRYVVVNGDEGEPGTCKDREIMRKEPHKLVEGCLLAGRAMNATAAYIYVRGEFYHEAETLQRAIDEAYKAGFLGKNACGSGYDFDVFIHRGEGAYICGEETALIESLEGKQGKPRLKPPFPAGVGLFGRPSTVTNVETVAVSPTILRRGSSWFASFGRERNQGTKLYCISGNVNEPCTVEEEMSIPLKDLIEKHAGGVKGGWDNLQAVIPGGSSTPILTAKECEDQIMDYDSLRDAGSGFGTAAVSVFDKQADVVHGIQRLLAFYKHESCGQCTPCREGSTYLSKMMDRLAVGQANEKEIDQALELTYKVCGHSICAMGEAFSWPYQGLVKKFRPLLVQRIQNYKKEHNLADRELKNGGWYKGINLKDGQVNGSPIPRNSLYH from the coding sequence ATGTTTAGACCTATGACGAAGTCAAACAGTGGAATCAGGACGGCTGGAAGGAGGTTTTTGGCCACAGCCCAAGCAACACCCAACAGAGTTCACGGTGGACTTCAAGACCAGGACAGAATATTCCAGAACTTGTACCTGGGAAACTCCAAGCGGTGCCACACGGGTCCGTGGGATTTGAAGAGTGCGATGAAGATTGGGGACTGGTACAAGACCAAGGAGATCATCCTCAAGGGAGACAAATGGATCATCGATGAGATGAAGAAGTCCGGGCTTCGTGGACGAGGCGGTGCCGGTTTTCCGAGTGGATTGAAGTGGTCATTCATGAACCCACCGGGATGGGAGAAGAACGTGGGTCCAAGATATGTGGTGGTGAATGGTGATGAGGGTGAACCAGGCACTTGTAAAGATCGTGAAATTATGAGGAAGGAGCCCCACAAGTTGGTTGAAGGGTGCCTTCTTGCCGGAAGGGCGATGAACGCCACTGCTGCGTACATATACGTGAGAGGGGAGTTTTATCACGAGGCCGAGACGTTACAGAGAGCAATTGATGAGGCATATAAAGCAGGCTTTTTGGGAAAGAATGCCTGTGGCTCAGGATACGACTTTGACGTGTTCATTCACAGGGGAGAAGGTGCGTACATCTGCGGTGAGGAGACGGCATTGATCGAATCCTTGGAGGGAAAACAGGGAAAACCAAGATTAAAGCCACCCTTCCCGGCTGGTGTTGGATTATTTGGCCGTCCATCTACAGTCACAAACGTCGAGACTGTGGCGGTCTCACCAACGATTTTGCGAAGAGGCAGTAGCTGGTTTGCATCTTTTGGACGTGAAAGGAACCAGGGCACAAAGCTTTATTGCATATCCGGCAATGTGAACGAGCCCTGCACTGTGGAGGAGGAGATGTCGATTCCATTGAAGGACTTGATTGAAAAACATGCCGGCGGTGTGAAAGGTGGCTGGGATAACCTCCAGGCTGTGATTCCAGGTGGTTCTTCCACGCCTATCCTCACGGCCAAGGAGTGCGAAGACCAGATTATGGACTATGACAGTTTGCGGGATGCTGGATCCGGATTCGGTACTGCTGCAGTCTCTGTCTTTGACAAGCAGGCTGATGTTGTTCATGGCATACAGAGGCTTTTGGCGTTTTACAAGCACGAATCTTGCGGGCAATGCACGCCATGCAGGGAAGGATCGACATATCTCTCCAAAATGATGGACAGACTAGCTGTTGGCCAGGCCAACGAGAAGGAGATCGACCAGGCATTGGAGTTAACTTACAAGGTTTGTGGACACTCTATCTGTGCTATGGGTGAGGCATTCAGTTGGCCGTACCAGGGGTTGGTGAAGAAATTCAGGCCGCTTTTGGTGCAGAGGATCCAGAACTACAAGAAGGAGCATAACTTGGCCGATCGCGAGCTTAAGAACGGTGGCTGGTACAAGGGCATTAATCTTAAGGATGGTCAAGTCAATGGTTCTCCAATTCCTCGCAACTCCTTATACCATTGA
- the PXP9 gene encoding Peroxisomal catalase has protein sequence MAKKYPPVYTTSTGAPVSDPFSTQRISIKKDGYKYAPPTGPLLLQDFKLIDSLAHFDRERIPERVVHAKGAGAFGYFEVTDDISDVCSSKFLNTIGKKTRTFTRFSTVGGERGSADSARDPRGFATKFYTEDGNLDLVYNNTPIFFIRDPTKFPHFIHTQKRNPQTNLKDANMFWDYLTANPESLHQVMYLFTNRGTPASLRMMNGYSGHTYKWYNAKGEWKYVQVHFKSKLGVHNLNNEQAGELAGADPDFATRDLFEAIEKGDFPVWECYIQTMSLEESKKLPFSVFDLTKVWPHKQFPLRHFGRLVLNENPQNYFAEVEQVAFSPSNTVPGMEASNDPVLQSRLFSYPDTQRHRLGTNFAQIPVNCPFKSGSFAPQIRDGPMCVNGNLGPTPNYANAYNCPVQYNAKAKPSGDKPDEEYSGEVVPFHWTVTDYDYVQPGKLWDVLGREPGEQEALIHNVATNAINANDEIQERVCEYFGKANPEIGVSLHRALQELKNKGKM, from the coding sequence gatGGTTACAAGTATGCACCACCAACAGGACCATTACTTCTGCAAGATTTTAAGTTAATCGATTCCTTGGCCCATTTTGACAGGGAGAGAATTCCAGAAAGAGTTGTACATGCCAAGGGTGCAGGTGCGTTTGGATACTTTGAGGTGACTGATGACATTTCGGATGTCTGCAGTTCGAAGTTTCTGAACACAATTGGCAAGAAGACCAGGACATTCACCAGATTTTCCACAGTCGGTGGCGAAAGGGGATCGGCCGATTCTGCAAGAGATCCAAGAGGTTTTGCCACGAAGTTCTATACGGAGGATGGTAACTTGGACTTGGTGTACAACAACACGCCAATATTCTTTATCAGAGATCCTACCAAGTTCCCACACTTCATTCACACCCAGAAAAGAAACCCTCAGACCAATTTGAAGGATGCGAATATGTTCTGGGACTACCTTACTGCCAACCCTGAGTCGCTTCACCAGGTGATGTATCTTTTCACGAATCGTGGAACTCCTGCATCGTTGAGAATGATGAATGGCTACTCTGGACACACGTACAAGTGGTATAACGCGAAAGGAGAGTGGAAGTATGTTcaggttcacttcaagtCGAAATTGGGGGTCCATAACCTGAATAATGAGCAGGCGGGTGAGCTGGCCGGTGCTGATCCCGATTTTGCAACCAGGGATCTTTTTGAGGCAATCGAGAAGGGTGACTTCCCAGTGTGGGAGTGCTACATACAGACCATGAGCCTCGAGGAGTCCAAGAAGTTGCCATTTTCCGTCTTTGACCTCACAAAAGTCTGGCCGCATAAGCAATTCCCATTGAGGCACTTTGGCCGCCTGGTGCTCAACGAAAATCCACAAAACTACTTTGCAGAAGTGGAACAGGTTGCATTCTCACCTTCAAATACGGTCCCAGGAATGGAGGCATCAAATGATCCTGTCTTGCAATCCAGACTCTTCTCGTATCCAGATACACAGAGACACAGACTTGGTACAAACTTTGCCCAGATACCGGTGAATTGTCCGTTCAAATCCGGTTCATTTGCTCCGCAGATAAGAGATGGCCCTATGTGTGTCAATGGCAATCTTGGACCAACTCCTAACTATGCTAATGCCTACAACTGCCCGGTTCAGTACAATGCAAAGGCAAAGCCTTCCGGCGATAAGCCTGACGAGGAATATTCAGGAGAGGTTGTTCCATTCCATTGGACGGTTACTGACTACGATTATGTTCAGCCTGGCAAACTTTGGGATGTTCTAGGAAGAGAGCCTGGAGAACAGGAGGCACTAATCCACAATGTGGCTACCAATGCCATTAATGCCAACGATGAAATCCAGGAGAGGGTTTGCGAATATTTCGGCAAGGCCAATCCTGAGATTGGAGTGTCTCTTCACCGTGCCCTTCAAGAGTTGAAGAATAAGGGGAAGATGTAA